Proteins encoded within one genomic window of Manis pentadactyla isolate mManPen7 chromosome 4, mManPen7.hap1, whole genome shotgun sequence:
- the CLDN19 gene encoding claudin-19, which yields MANSGLQLLGYFLALGGWVGIIASTALPQWKQSSYAGDAIITAVGLYEGLWMSCASQSTGQVQCKLYDSLLALEGHIQSARALMVVAVLLGFVAMVLSVVGMKCTRVGDSNPIAKGRIAIAGGALFLLAGLCALTAVSWYATLVTQEFFNPSTPVNARYEFGPALFVGWASAGLAMLGGSFLCCTCPEPERSNSSPQPYRPGPSPAAREPVVKLSASTKGPLGV from the exons ATGGCCAACTCGGGCCTCCAGCTCCTGGGCTACTTCCTGGCTCTGGGTGGCTGGGTGGGCATCATCGCCAGCACAGCCCTTCCACAGTGGAAGCAGTCCTCCTACGCAGGCGACGCCATCATCACTGCCGTAGGCCTCTACGAAGGGCTCTGGATGTCCTGTGCCTCCCAGAGCACCGGTCAGGTGCAGTGCAAGCTCTATGACTCGCTGCTCGCCCTGGAAG GTCACATCCAGTCCGCCCGAGCCCTGATGGTGGTGGCCGTGCTCCTGGGCTTCGTGGCCATGGTCCTCAGTGTTGTTGGCATGAAGTGCACACGTGTTGGAGACAGCAACCCCATTGCTAAAGGCCGCATCGCCATTGCCGGGGGCGCCCTCTTCCTTCTGGCAG GCCTCTGCGCGTTGACAGCCGTCTCGTGGTATGCCACCCTAGTGACCCAGGAGTTCTTCAACCCCAGCACTCCTGTCAATGCCAG GTATGAGTTTGGCCCAGCCCTGTTTGTAGGCTGGGCCTCTGCTGGCCTGGCCATGCTGGGGGGCTCCTTCCTCTGCTGCACGTGCCCGGAGCCCGAGAGATCCAACAGCAGCCCACAGCCCTACCGGCCCGGACCCTCGCCTGCGGCCCGAGA ACCAGTTGTTAAATTGTCCGCCTCCACCAAGGGCCCCCTGGGTGTGTAA